In Paraburkholderia bryophila, a single genomic region encodes these proteins:
- a CDS encoding HpcH/HpaI aldolase family protein, which yields MSTFTNPLKQRLKETDPLFGLWLSLGSDAAAEALAHAGYDWLLIDMEHSPNDSGDVASQLRAIAAAHLPSEPVVRVPASEAWLVKRVLDAGARTLMFPNIESAEEAAHAVRLTQYPTADALDGQRGVAGVVRAAGYGMRRDYVQTANAQIATIVQIESARGLQEVEKIAATPGVDCLFVGPADLAASLGHLGDSKHADVQAAMARIVSAADKAGIATGIFSMDVASAKQHRDAGFRFIALAADVIWMLRATRQALQEVRS from the coding sequence ATGAGCACCTTTACCAATCCGCTCAAGCAACGTCTGAAGGAAACCGATCCGCTGTTCGGCTTATGGCTGTCGCTCGGTAGCGACGCCGCGGCCGAAGCGCTCGCGCACGCCGGCTACGACTGGTTGCTGATCGACATGGAACATTCGCCAAACGATAGCGGCGACGTCGCGTCGCAATTGCGCGCGATCGCCGCTGCGCATCTGCCGAGCGAGCCGGTCGTGCGGGTGCCCGCCAGCGAGGCGTGGCTCGTCAAGCGCGTGCTGGATGCCGGCGCGCGCACGCTGATGTTCCCGAATATCGAATCCGCCGAAGAGGCCGCGCACGCCGTGCGTCTTACCCAATATCCGACCGCCGACGCGCTCGACGGTCAGCGCGGCGTCGCCGGCGTAGTGCGCGCGGCGGGCTACGGCATGCGTCGCGATTACGTGCAGACGGCCAACGCGCAGATCGCGACCATCGTGCAAATCGAGTCGGCGCGCGGCTTGCAGGAAGTGGAAAAGATCGCGGCGACACCGGGCGTCGATTGCCTGTTCGTCGGGCCGGCCGATCTCGCCGCGAGCCTCGGTCATCTCGGCGATTCGAAGCACGCCGACGTGCAGGCGGCGATGGCGCGTATCGTCAGCGCTGCCGACAAAGCCGGCATTGCGACCGGCATTTTCTCTATGGACGTCGCGAGTGCGAAGCAGCATCGCGATGCGGGTTTTCGATTTATCGCTCTGGCTGCCGACGTCATCTGGATGTTGCGCGCGACTCGCCAGGCGCTGCAGGAGGTGAGGTCATGA
- the queE gene encoding 7-carboxy-7-deazaguanine synthase, translated as MTYAVKEIFYTLQGEGANAGRPAVFCRFAGCNLWSGREEDRADAVCRFCDTDFVGTDGENGGKYRTPEELVQMIASQWPEGEGERFVVCTGGEPMLQIDPPLVDALHAAGFEIAIETNGSLPVLETIDWICVSPKADAPLVVTKGNELKVVIPQDNQRLSDYAKLDFEYFLVQPMDGPSRDLNTKLAIDWCKRHPQWRLSMQTHKYLNIP; from the coding sequence ATGACGTACGCGGTCAAGGAAATCTTCTACACATTGCAAGGCGAGGGCGCGAATGCCGGGCGTCCGGCCGTGTTCTGCCGGTTCGCCGGCTGCAATCTGTGGTCGGGCCGCGAAGAAGATCGCGCTGACGCGGTGTGCCGCTTCTGCGATACAGATTTCGTCGGCACTGATGGCGAGAACGGCGGCAAGTACCGCACGCCTGAAGAGCTGGTGCAGATGATCGCGTCGCAATGGCCGGAAGGCGAAGGCGAGCGTTTCGTGGTGTGCACGGGCGGCGAGCCGATGCTGCAGATCGATCCGCCACTGGTCGATGCGCTGCATGCCGCCGGCTTCGAAATCGCCATCGAAACCAACGGCTCGCTGCCGGTGCTCGAGACGATCGACTGGATCTGCGTGAGCCCGAAGGCCGACGCGCCGCTCGTCGTGACCAAAGGCAACGAACTGAAGGTCGTGATTCCGCAGGACAACCAGCGCTTGTCCGACTATGCGAAGCTCGACTTCGAGTATTTCCTCGTCCAGCCGATGGACGGTCCGTCGCGCGACCTCAACACGAAGCTCGCGATCGACTGGTGCAAACGCCATCCGCAATGGCGCCTGTCGATGCAGACCCACAAGTATCTGAACATTCCCTGA
- the mreC gene encoding rod shape-determining protein MreC: MEYSPPPLFKQGPSALARLVFFVVLALALLISDARFKTLEIVRGVLGAGLYPLQRAALVPRDVFMGAADLAVTSATLRSENDKLRTKDLQLSQQANTAAELAAENGHLRALLQLSQRSATESLPAEIQYDTRDPFTQKVVIGRGAQQGIQNGSPVVNEDGVIGQVTRVFPLQAEVTLLTDKDQAVPVQIVRTGLRSVIYGTPKGDTLDLRFVPISADVQTGDELVTSGLDGTYPPGLPVAKVVRVDKQADTAFARVICLPIAPVRGARQLLVLHYLNNVPPRPAEEPDAATIAKDAKAKKGNKPADGKAAADKSALAKSSDKTAGEKAAADKPAAARSSEKAPAKSTAAEKKSAAEKKPAAEKNAKPQATPGAQP, translated from the coding sequence ATGGAATACAGTCCGCCGCCCCTGTTCAAGCAAGGCCCATCCGCCCTCGCCCGACTGGTGTTTTTCGTCGTGCTGGCGCTGGCCCTGCTGATCTCCGACGCACGCTTCAAAACGCTCGAAATCGTTCGCGGCGTGCTCGGCGCGGGTCTTTATCCGTTGCAACGCGCGGCGCTCGTGCCGCGTGACGTCTTTATGGGCGCCGCCGACCTGGCCGTGACCAGCGCCACATTGCGCAGCGAGAACGACAAGCTGCGCACCAAAGATCTGCAACTCTCGCAGCAAGCCAATACGGCCGCCGAACTGGCGGCGGAAAACGGCCATCTGCGCGCGCTGTTGCAACTGTCGCAGCGCTCAGCCACTGAATCGCTGCCCGCCGAAATCCAGTACGACACGCGCGACCCGTTCACGCAGAAAGTGGTGATCGGCCGTGGTGCGCAGCAAGGCATTCAGAACGGCTCGCCAGTCGTCAATGAAGACGGCGTGATCGGTCAGGTCACCCGCGTGTTCCCGCTGCAAGCCGAAGTGACGCTGCTCACCGACAAAGATCAGGCCGTGCCCGTGCAGATCGTGCGCACCGGTTTGCGTAGCGTGATCTACGGCACGCCGAAGGGCGACACGCTCGACCTGCGCTTCGTGCCGATCAGCGCCGACGTGCAAACCGGCGACGAACTCGTCACCAGCGGACTCGACGGCACCTATCCGCCGGGACTGCCGGTTGCCAAGGTGGTACGCGTCGACAAGCAGGCGGATACGGCGTTCGCGCGCGTGATCTGTCTGCCGATCGCGCCGGTGCGTGGCGCGCGGCAACTGCTGGTGCTGCACTACCTGAACAATGTGCCGCCGCGGCCGGCTGAAGAACCCGACGCGGCCACCATCGCCAAAGACGCGAAGGCGAAGAAGGGTAATAAGCCGGCGGACGGCAAGGCCGCAGCGGATAAATCCGCGCTGGCCAAGTCGAGTGACAAAACCGCGGGTGAAAAGGCCGCAGCCGACAAACCGGCCGCTGCCAGGTCGTCCGAGAAAGCCCCGGCCAAATCCACTGCCGCAGAGAAAAAATCCGCCGCCGAAAAGAAGCCGGCCGCCGAAAAGAACGCGAAGCCGCAAGCCACGCCTGGGGCGCAGCCATGA
- the mrdA gene encoding penicillin-binding protein 2 codes for MTEFKDTQQQLSKFRLRVAAAGLFVFVCFGLIGFRFLYLQVWHYSKYSLQADENRISVAPIVPNRGIITDRNGVVLAKNYSAYTLELTPSKLNDSIENVIDNLATVVSIDARDRRRFKKLQEDSKNFESLPIRTRLTDDEVARFTAQRFRFPGVEVRARLFRQYPLGPTAAHVIGYIGRISQRDQDRIDDASDQNDSDPDHYDPRLDANNYKGTDYIGKIGVEQSYETELHGQTGFEEVEVTAGGRPVRTLSRTQATPGNNLELSLDIGLQQVAEQAFAGRRGALVAIEPATGDVLAFVSAPSFDPNSFVDGIDQQTWDDLNNSPDHPLLNRPLHGTYPPGSTYKPFMALAALTLHKRTTGWGFQDPGSYTFGGHTFRNDVRSGQGWVDMNRAIVVSNDTYFYMLAHDLGVNNIANFMKPWGFGQITGIDISGEARGILPSTDWKRKAYHKPEQQRWYEGETISLGIGQGYNSFTILQLAHATATLANNGVVMKPHLVRDIENPITKETRAVVRDPSDKIAVKQADIDFIKHAMAEVVTNGTASKLFIGAPYQAAGKTGTAQVYSLQGANYKGHAIAEHLRDHALFIAFAPVDNPKIALALIVENGGWGAESAGPIARKVLDYYLVGKNKPGAQAAAIAAAASATQDASAPVVGGAPASEEPAVQPVKIAAGFTALPIPGAASAAVAASAAEAASAAASAAALGAGAGAGGTATAAKGASASASTSTSTSTATKNPAPRKPGAPHKPRPASEPAPTAAAPSRDDGIEATSPRQPVAGGIDE; via the coding sequence ATGACCGAATTCAAGGACACTCAGCAACAGCTCTCGAAGTTCCGCCTGCGCGTCGCGGCGGCGGGCCTGTTCGTGTTCGTCTGCTTCGGGCTGATCGGCTTCCGTTTCCTATACCTGCAGGTCTGGCACTACAGCAAATACTCGCTGCAGGCCGATGAAAACCGCATTTCCGTCGCGCCGATCGTGCCGAACCGCGGCATCATCACCGATCGTAACGGCGTGGTGCTGGCCAAGAACTACTCGGCCTACACGCTCGAACTGACGCCGTCGAAACTCAACGACTCGATCGAAAACGTGATCGACAACCTGGCTACGGTCGTCTCGATCGACGCCCGCGACCGCCGCCGCTTCAAGAAGCTGCAGGAAGACTCGAAGAACTTCGAGAGCCTGCCGATCCGTACCCGCCTGACCGACGACGAAGTCGCGCGTTTCACCGCGCAGCGTTTCCGCTTCCCCGGCGTTGAAGTGCGCGCGCGGCTGTTCCGCCAGTATCCGCTCGGGCCGACCGCGGCGCATGTGATCGGCTATATCGGGCGGATTTCGCAGCGCGATCAGGATCGTATCGACGACGCCAGCGACCAGAACGACAGCGATCCGGACCACTACGATCCGCGTCTGGACGCGAACAACTACAAGGGCACCGACTACATCGGCAAGATCGGCGTCGAGCAGAGTTATGAAACCGAGCTGCACGGCCAGACCGGTTTCGAAGAAGTGGAAGTGACCGCCGGCGGCCGGCCGGTGCGCACCTTGTCGCGCACCCAGGCCACGCCCGGCAACAACCTCGAACTGTCGCTGGATATCGGCTTGCAGCAGGTCGCCGAGCAGGCGTTTGCGGGTCGCCGCGGCGCGCTGGTCGCGATCGAACCGGCTACCGGCGACGTGCTCGCGTTCGTCTCGGCGCCGAGCTTCGATCCGAATTCGTTCGTCGACGGTATCGACCAGCAGACCTGGGACGACCTGAACAACTCGCCGGATCACCCGCTGCTGAACCGTCCGCTGCATGGTACTTATCCGCCGGGTTCGACGTATAAGCCGTTCATGGCGCTCGCCGCGCTGACACTGCATAAGCGAACGACGGGCTGGGGCTTCCAGGATCCGGGTTCGTACACGTTCGGCGGCCACACGTTCCGCAACGACGTGCGCTCGGGTCAGGGCTGGGTCGACATGAACCGCGCGATCGTCGTATCGAACGACACGTATTTCTACATGCTCGCGCACGACCTCGGCGTCAACAACATCGCCAACTTCATGAAGCCATGGGGCTTCGGCCAGATTACCGGCATCGACATTTCCGGCGAAGCGCGCGGCATCCTGCCTTCCACGGACTGGAAACGCAAGGCGTACCACAAGCCCGAGCAGCAGCGCTGGTACGAAGGCGAAACGATCAGTCTCGGCATCGGTCAGGGCTACAACTCGTTCACCATTCTGCAGCTCGCGCACGCCACGGCGACGCTCGCGAACAACGGCGTCGTGATGAAGCCGCACCTCGTGCGCGACATCGAGAATCCGATCACCAAAGAGACTCGCGCCGTGGTGCGCGATCCGAGCGACAAGATCGCCGTCAAGCAGGCGGACATCGACTTCATCAAGCACGCCATGGCCGAAGTGGTCACCAACGGTACGGCGTCGAAATTGTTTATCGGCGCACCGTATCAAGCGGCCGGCAAGACCGGCACGGCCCAGGTCTACTCGCTGCAAGGCGCGAACTACAAGGGTCACGCGATCGCCGAGCATCTGCGCGACCACGCGCTGTTCATCGCTTTCGCGCCGGTCGACAACCCCAAGATCGCGCTCGCGCTGATCGTCGAAAACGGTGGCTGGGGCGCGGAATCGGCCGGTCCGATCGCGCGCAAGGTGCTCGATTACTACCTCGTCGGCAAGAACAAGCCGGGCGCTCAGGCGGCGGCGATTGCCGCAGCGGCATCGGCGACGCAGGATGCGTCCGCGCCGGTAGTCGGCGGCGCACCGGCTTCCGAGGAACCCGCCGTGCAGCCGGTCAAGATTGCCGCTGGGTTTACGGCACTGCCGATTCCCGGTGCGGCTTCGGCGGCGGTTGCTGCCTCGGCGGCTGAGGCGGCGTCCGCTGCGGCTTCGGCAGCGGCGCTTGGTGCTGGTGCTGGCGCTGGCGGTACAGCGACGGCCGCCAAGGGGGCTTCGGCTTCAGCCTCTACGTCCACCTCCACCTCCACCGCTACAAAAAATCCGGCGCCGCGTAAGCCAGGCGCCCCGCATAAGCCCCGTCCCGCCAGCGAGCCGGCGCCGACCGCCGCAGCGCCGTCGCGGGATGACGGCATTGAAGCCACGTCGCCACGCCAGCCGGTTGCCGGCGGCATCGACGAGTAA
- a CDS encoding tetratricopeptide repeat protein has product MKGKVQGVVVKWAVSAALIMSGAVSVTAYAADGAVKSSDPETQTAVADYNAGNLGAALTEFRKAAERGSRLAEFNYAMMLLNGEGTTANVDEGKKWLRKAADANMSHAQYVYGKMYDDGEFVGRDPVEAHRWFLKAAQQGHVQAELALANQFLDGRGTERDNKQAFVWYKKAAQGGDMTAQYVAGSFYERGGDGVEKNLNVARAYYAAAAAQGDPAAKLKYQQLSAQLRDQKEVKPQ; this is encoded by the coding sequence ATGAAGGGGAAGGTGCAAGGCGTCGTCGTGAAATGGGCAGTGAGCGCGGCGTTGATCATGAGTGGCGCGGTGAGTGTGACGGCCTACGCGGCGGACGGCGCCGTGAAGTCGAGCGATCCGGAGACGCAGACCGCGGTCGCGGATTACAACGCCGGCAATCTGGGCGCGGCGCTGACCGAGTTCCGCAAGGCCGCGGAGCGCGGCAGCCGGCTCGCCGAGTTCAACTACGCGATGATGCTGCTCAACGGCGAAGGCACCACGGCCAATGTCGACGAAGGCAAGAAATGGCTGCGCAAAGCCGCCGACGCCAACATGTCGCACGCGCAATACGTGTACGGCAAGATGTATGACGATGGCGAGTTCGTCGGACGCGATCCGGTCGAAGCGCACCGCTGGTTCCTGAAAGCGGCGCAGCAGGGACACGTGCAGGCGGAGTTGGCGCTGGCTAACCAGTTCCTCGATGGCCGCGGCACCGAGCGCGACAACAAGCAGGCATTCGTCTGGTACAAGAAGGCGGCGCAAGGCGGCGACATGACCGCGCAATACGTGGCCGGCTCGTTCTACGAGCGCGGTGGCGATGGCGTGGAGAAGAATCTGAACGTGGCGCGCGCGTATTACGCGGCGGCGGCCGCGCAGGGCGATCCGGCGGCGAAGCTCAAGTATCAGCAGCTCAGCGCGCAGTTGCGGGATCAGAAGGAAGTGAAGCCGCAGTAA
- the gatA gene encoding Asp-tRNA(Asn)/Glu-tRNA(Gln) amidotransferase subunit GatA has protein sequence MHEKSLTELRAALAAKECSAVELAQLYLKRIDAANSLNAFIQVDPDLTLAQAKAADALLHTGHAGPLVGLPIAHKDVFVTKGWRSTAGSKMLSNYESPFDATVVARLQNAGMVCVGKTNMDEFAMGSSNENSYFGPVQNPWDVKAVPGGSSGGSAAAVAARLAPAATGTDTGGSIRQPASFSGITGIKPTYGRVSRYGMIAFASSLDQGGPMAKSAADCATLLNAMAGFDERDSTSLVRDDEDYTRYLGQPWKEDSAGKPLAGLRIGLPKEYFGAGLADDVRASIDAALKQYEALGATLVEVSLPKTELSIPVYYVIAPAEASSNLSRFDGVRFGHRAAEYRDLLDMYKKSRAEGFGPEVKRRILVGAYVLSHGYYDAYYLQAQKIRRIIAQDFQEAFKQCDVIMGPVAPSVAWDLGAKGDDPVQMYLADIYTLSVSLAGLPGMSVPCGFGAGANVQRPVGLQIIGNYFNEARMLQVADAFQRATDWHRQAPAGV, from the coding sequence ATGCATGAAAAAAGTCTGACCGAACTGCGTGCCGCACTGGCGGCCAAGGAATGCTCCGCAGTCGAACTGGCGCAGTTGTATCTGAAGCGGATCGACGCGGCCAATAGCCTGAACGCGTTCATCCAGGTCGATCCCGATCTGACGCTCGCGCAGGCGAAAGCCGCCGACGCGCTGCTGCACACCGGCCACGCCGGCCCGCTGGTCGGCCTGCCGATCGCGCATAAAGACGTGTTCGTGACCAAGGGCTGGCGCTCCACGGCCGGCTCGAAGATGCTGTCGAACTACGAAAGCCCGTTCGACGCAACTGTCGTCGCGCGTTTGCAGAATGCCGGCATGGTGTGCGTGGGCAAGACCAATATGGACGAGTTCGCGATGGGCTCGTCCAACGAGAATTCGTACTTTGGTCCCGTGCAGAATCCGTGGGATGTCAAGGCCGTGCCCGGCGGTTCGTCGGGCGGTTCGGCAGCGGCTGTGGCCGCGCGTCTCGCGCCCGCCGCAACCGGCACGGATACGGGCGGCTCGATTCGTCAGCCGGCGTCGTTCTCCGGCATCACCGGTATCAAGCCGACGTACGGCCGCGTGTCGCGTTACGGCATGATCGCGTTCGCGTCGTCGCTGGATCAGGGCGGCCCGATGGCGAAGAGCGCCGCGGATTGCGCAACGTTGCTCAACGCGATGGCCGGCTTCGACGAGCGCGATTCGACCAGCCTCGTGCGCGACGACGAAGACTACACGCGCTACCTCGGCCAGCCGTGGAAAGAAGACAGCGCCGGCAAGCCGCTCGCCGGTTTGCGCATCGGCCTGCCGAAGGAATACTTCGGCGCGGGTCTGGCCGACGACGTGCGCGCCTCGATCGACGCCGCGTTGAAGCAATACGAAGCGCTCGGCGCCACGCTGGTGGAAGTCTCGCTGCCGAAAACCGAGCTGTCGATCCCGGTCTACTACGTGATCGCGCCGGCGGAAGCCTCGTCGAACCTGTCGCGTTTCGACGGCGTGCGCTTCGGCCATCGCGCCGCGGAGTATCGCGATCTGCTCGACATGTACAAGAAGTCGCGTGCCGAAGGTTTCGGCCCGGAAGTGAAGCGCCGCATTCTGGTCGGCGCATACGTGCTGTCGCACGGTTACTACGACGCGTACTACCTGCAGGCGCAAAAGATTCGCCGCATCATCGCGCAAGACTTCCAGGAAGCGTTCAAGCAGTGCGATGTGATCATGGGACCGGTCGCGCCGTCGGTGGCATGGGACCTCGGCGCGAAGGGCGACGATCCGGTGCAGATGTATCTGGCCGACATCTACACGCTGTCGGTGAGCCTTGCCGGTTTGCCGGGCATGAGCGTGCCGTGCGGTTTCGGCGCGGGCGCGAATGTGCAGCGTCCGGTGGGTTTGCAGATCATCGGCAACTATTTCAATGAAGCCCGGATGCTGCAGGTGGCCGATGCGTTCCAACGCGCGACCGACTGGCATCGTCAAGCACCGGCAGGAGTGTGA
- the rodA gene encoding rod shape-determining protein RodA, translating to MQFDKRAWLDRIKRMFAGFDRPLALIVFLLLCVGIVTLYSASLDVPGRVEDQLRNILLTFVLMWGLANVPPTTLLRFAVPLYTFGIALLVAVAMFGLTRKGAKRWINVGVVIQPSEILKIATPLMLAWYYQRREGVMRWYDYLVGFVILAVPVGLIAKQPDLGTAVLVFAAGFFVIYFAGLSFKLIVPVLVAGVIAVAAIATFQDKICQPEVQWPLMHDYQKHRICTLLDPTSDPLGKGFHTIQAVIAIGSGGPLGKGWLKGTQAHLEFIPEKHTDFIFAVFSEEFGLAGGVVLLTLYMLLIARGLYIAANGATLFGRLLAGSLTMAFFTYAFVNIGMVSGILPVVGVPLPFMSYGGTALTTLGVAIGLIMSIARQKRLMQS from the coding sequence ATGCAATTCGACAAGCGCGCCTGGCTCGACCGCATCAAGCGGATGTTCGCGGGCTTCGACCGCCCGCTCGCGCTGATCGTGTTCCTGCTGCTGTGCGTCGGCATCGTGACGCTGTACAGCGCGAGCCTGGATGTTCCCGGTCGCGTGGAAGACCAGTTGCGCAACATTCTGCTGACGTTCGTGCTGATGTGGGGGCTCGCCAATGTGCCACCCACCACGCTGCTGCGCTTCGCGGTTCCGCTCTATACGTTCGGGATCGCGCTACTCGTTGCGGTCGCGATGTTCGGTCTCACGCGCAAGGGCGCGAAGCGCTGGATCAACGTCGGCGTGGTGATCCAGCCATCGGAAATCCTCAAGATCGCGACACCGCTGATGCTCGCCTGGTACTACCAGCGCCGCGAAGGCGTGATGCGCTGGTACGACTACCTGGTCGGCTTCGTGATCCTCGCGGTGCCGGTCGGCCTGATCGCCAAGCAGCCCGACCTCGGCACCGCCGTGCTGGTGTTCGCAGCCGGTTTCTTCGTGATTTACTTCGCGGGCCTGAGTTTCAAGCTGATCGTGCCGGTGCTGGTGGCGGGCGTGATCGCGGTCGCCGCGATCGCGACGTTCCAGGACAAGATCTGTCAGCCCGAAGTGCAATGGCCGTTGATGCACGATTATCAGAAGCACCGCATCTGTACGCTGCTCGATCCGACTTCCGATCCGCTCGGCAAGGGCTTCCACACGATCCAGGCGGTGATTGCGATCGGCTCCGGCGGACCGCTCGGCAAAGGCTGGCTGAAGGGCACCCAGGCGCATCTGGAGTTCATCCCCGAGAAGCACACCGACTTTATCTTCGCGGTGTTTTCGGAGGAGTTCGGCTTGGCGGGCGGCGTCGTGCTGCTCACGCTTTACATGCTGCTCATAGCGCGCGGGCTATATATCGCGGCCAATGGCGCGACGCTGTTCGGGCGATTGCTCGCGGGCTCGCTGACCATGGCGTTCTTCACCTATGCGTTCGTCAATATCGGCATGGTGAGCGGTATCTTGCCGGTGGTCGGCGTGCCGTTGCCGTTCATGAGTTACGGCGGCACCGCGCTGACGACGCTGGGGGTCGCGATCGGCCTCATCATGAGCATCGCGCGGCAGAAACGCTTGATGCAGAGTTAG
- a CDS encoding rod shape-determining protein: MFGFLRSYFSNDLAIDLGTANTLIYMRGKGIVLDEPSVVSIRQEGGPNGKKTIQAVGKEAKQMLGKVPGNIEAIRPMKDGVIADFTVTEQMIKQFIKTAHESRMFSPSPRIIICVPCGSTQVERRAIKEAAHGAGASQVYLIEEPMAAAIGAGLPVSEATGSMVVDIGGGTTEVGVISLGGIVYKGSVRVGGDKFDEAIVNYIRRNYGMLIGEQTAEAIKKEIGSAFPGSEVKEMEVKGRNLSEGIPRSFTISSNEILEALTDPLNQIVSSVKIALEQTPPELGADIAERGMMLTGGGALLRDLDRLLAEETGLPVLVAEDPLTCVVRGSGMALERMDKLGSIFSYE, translated from the coding sequence ATGTTCGGTTTTCTGCGCAGCTACTTCTCCAACGATCTGGCGATTGACCTTGGCACTGCCAACACGCTCATCTACATGCGTGGCAAGGGTATCGTTCTCGACGAACCGTCGGTGGTTTCAATCCGCCAGGAAGGCGGTCCCAACGGTAAGAAAACTATTCAGGCAGTCGGTAAGGAAGCCAAGCAGATGCTTGGCAAGGTGCCGGGCAACATCGAGGCGATCCGCCCCATGAAAGACGGCGTGATCGCCGATTTCACGGTCACCGAGCAGATGATCAAGCAGTTCATCAAGACCGCTCACGAATCGCGTATGTTCTCGCCGTCGCCGCGCATCATCATCTGCGTGCCGTGCGGTTCGACCCAGGTCGAGCGTCGCGCGATTAAAGAAGCGGCGCACGGTGCGGGCGCTTCGCAGGTTTATCTGATCGAAGAACCCATGGCCGCCGCTATCGGCGCCGGCCTGCCGGTGTCGGAAGCGACCGGCTCGATGGTCGTCGACATTGGCGGCGGCACGACCGAAGTCGGCGTGATCTCGCTCGGCGGCATCGTGTACAAAGGCTCGGTGCGCGTCGGTGGCGACAAGTTCGACGAAGCTATCGTCAACTACATCCGCCGCAACTACGGCATGCTGATCGGCGAGCAAACCGCTGAAGCGATCAAGAAAGAAATCGGCTCCGCCTTCCCGGGTTCCGAAGTCAAGGAAATGGAAGTGAAGGGCCGCAATCTGTCGGAAGGCATTCCGCGCAGCTTCACCATCTCCAGCAACGAAATTCTCGAAGCCCTCACCGATCCGCTGAACCAGATCGTGTCGTCGGTGAAGATCGCGCTGGAACAAACGCCCCCGGAACTGGGCGCGGACATCGCCGAACGCGGCATGATGCTCACGGGCGGTGGCGCACTGCTGCGCGACCTGGACCGCCTGCTCGCCGAAGAAACCGGCCTGCCGGTGCTCGTCGCCGAAGACCCGCTGACCTGCGTTGTGCGCGGCTCGGGCATGGCGCTCGAACGCATGGACAAGCTGGGCAGCATCTTCTCGTACGAGTAA
- the gatC gene encoding Asp-tRNA(Asn)/Glu-tRNA(Gln) amidotransferase subunit GatC, with protein MALTLTDVKRIAHLARLELADADAEHTLVQLNDFFGLVEQMQAVDTTGIAPLAHPIEQIEDVALRLRNDAVTETVEREAFQRPAPAVQDGLYLVPKVIE; from the coding sequence ATGGCTCTGACCCTGACCGATGTTAAACGCATCGCGCACCTCGCGCGGCTCGAACTGGCTGATGCCGACGCTGAGCACACGCTCGTCCAGCTCAATGATTTTTTCGGCCTCGTCGAGCAGATGCAGGCGGTCGATACCACCGGCATCGCGCCGCTTGCCCATCCGATCGAGCAGATCGAAGACGTCGCGCTGCGTCTGCGCAATGACGCGGTGACCGAAACGGTCGAACGCGAAGCTTTCCAGCGCCCGGCGCCGGCGGTGCAAGACGGCTTGTACCTCGTGCCGAAGGTGATCGAGTAA
- the mreD gene encoding rod shape-determining protein MreD: protein MNRPQYILQPVNPYFISFSLAAAFLLNLMPWGRLIGVPDFVALVLLFWNVHQPRKVGMGIAFFLGLLMDVHNASLLGEHALAYTLLSYGAITIHRRVLWMSLGVQTFAVMPLLVIAQLVPFVIRLLTGAAFPGWGYLIDGFVEAALWPIASMLLLMPQRRPADPDDTRPI from the coding sequence ATGAACCGTCCGCAATACATCCTGCAGCCGGTCAATCCGTACTTCATCTCCTTCAGCCTCGCCGCGGCGTTCCTGCTGAACCTGATGCCGTGGGGGCGCCTCATCGGCGTGCCGGATTTCGTCGCGCTCGTGCTGCTGTTCTGGAACGTGCACCAGCCGCGCAAGGTCGGCATGGGCATCGCGTTTTTCCTCGGTTTGCTGATGGACGTGCATAACGCCAGCCTGCTCGGCGAGCACGCGCTGGCGTATACGTTGTTGTCGTACGGCGCGATTACGATCCACCGCCGGGTGCTGTGGATGTCGCTCGGCGTGCAGACCTTCGCGGTCATGCCGCTGCTGGTGATCGCGCAACTGGTGCCGTTCGTGATCCGTCTGCTGACGGGCGCGGCGTTTCCGGGTTGGGGTTATCTGATCGACGGTTTCGTCGAAGCCGCGCTGTGGCCCATCGCCAGCATGCTGCTGCTGATGCCGCAGCGTCGCCCGGCCGATCCGGACGATACCCGGCCGATTTGA
- the queD gene encoding 6-carboxytetrahydropterin synthase QueD: MTITRKLEFDAGHRIPDHRSQCRNLHGHRYVLEITLQGDLVDTEGAPDRGMVMDFADVKSLANEHLVDKWDHAFLVFEGDTQVRGFLETMAGHKTVVLDRIPTVENLAAVAFNILANVYDAHYGVNLRLHKLRLYETPNCWADVVRD; the protein is encoded by the coding sequence CTGACGATTACACGAAAACTCGAATTCGACGCGGGTCACCGCATCCCCGATCACCGCAGCCAGTGCCGTAATCTGCACGGCCATCGCTATGTGCTCGAAATCACGCTGCAAGGCGATCTGGTCGACACCGAAGGCGCGCCCGATCGCGGCATGGTGATGGACTTCGCCGACGTGAAGTCGCTCGCCAACGAGCATCTGGTCGACAAGTGGGACCACGCGTTCCTGGTCTTCGAAGGCGACACGCAAGTGCGCGGCTTTCTGGAAACCATGGCCGGTCATAAGACCGTGGTGCTCGACCGCATTCCCACGGTGGAAAATCTGGCCGCCGTCGCGTTTAACATCCTTGCAAACGTCTATGACGCGCACTACGGCGTGAACCTGCGCCTGCACAAGCTGCGTCTGTACGAGACGCCGAATTGCTGGGCCGACGTGGTCCGCGACTGA